A genomic stretch from Pectinophora gossypiella chromosome 13, ilPecGoss1.1, whole genome shotgun sequence includes:
- the LOC126372138 gene encoding membrane-bound alkaline phosphatase-like isoform X2 translates to MARVQTLLLAAAALVLAEDASSTPKPKKVLDTIMTPAYIPVEEKHGSFWKSKAQDALKAKIQIHPNKNKAKNGILFIGDGMSLPTIMAARTYGGQLERELGEDNVLHFEKFPISGLARTYCIDAQVPDSACTATSYLTGVKTKYGVIGLDGNVTRGSCHSQLHKGNWAQSIGQWALQQGLDVGLVTTTRVTHASPAGMYAHVSERNWESDADVPEECISLGCRDIANQLITSDPGRQFKVVMGGGRREFLPNVSSVVKSTGRRLDNSDLIELWHVDKRDKNVSHQYVTDRVELMKVFNSDDLPEYLLGLFNDDHMDYHLKAQNQPTLEEMVEIAIKMLSRSPKGYFLFVEGGRIDHAHHDSQAYLALDETVEYAKAIKKAESITNEQDTLIVVSADHAHTMTVAGYPSRGNDILGVVDTARGMDGIPYTTISYANGKANSIGADGKRVDVTLSKEFQSRDYGYSYPSLVPLDSETHGGEDVAVFASGPWSHLFTSSFEQNAIPHFMAYAMCLTNDHHINCRVRNHRNGFWTSSAVHHKPVWFLSICAVIISLRMF, encoded by the exons aAGATGCATCCTCAACACCAAAGCCGAAGAAGGTTCTGGACACCATCATGACACCGGCTTACATACCTGTTGAAGAAAAACATGGGTCCTTCTGGAAGAGCAAAGCTCAAGATGCTCTTAAAGCTAAGATTCAAATCCATCCTAACAAGAATAAAGCAAAGAATGGCATATTATTCATTGGTGATGGAATGTCACTTCCTACCATTATGGCAGCAAGGACTTACGGTGGTCAGCTGGAGAGAGAACTCGGGGAAGATAATGTACTGCATTTCGAGAAGTTTCCCATCAGTGGATTGGCTAGg ACCTACTGCATAGACGCCCAGGTGCCTGACTCCGCCTGCACAGCAACGTCTTACCTCACGGGCGTAAAGACCAAATACGGCGTGATCGGTCTTGACGGCAACGTGACCAGGGGATCATGCCATTCGCAGCTGCATAAAGGGAACTGGGCGCAGTCAATTGGACAGTGGGCGCTACAGCAAGGATTGGATGTTG GTCTAGTGACGACAACCAGAGTGACGCACGCCTCTCCGGCGGGCATGTACGCGCACGTCTCTGAGCGCAACTGGGAGTCAGATGCCGACGTCCCTGAGGAATGTATCTCTCTGGGATGTCGCGACATCGCGAACCAGCTGATTACTAGTGATCCTGGCAGACAGTTTAAG GTGGTAATGGGCGGTGGAAGACGCGAGTTCCTGCCGAATGTGAGCTCAGTTGTAAAAAGTACTGGTAGACGACTGGACAATTCCGACCTGATCGAACTGTGGCACGTAGATAAGAGGGACAAGAATGTTTCGCACCAGTACGTTACTGATAGAGTTGAACTGATGAAG GTCTTCAACTCGGACGACCTTCCGGAGTACCTCTTAGGTCTTTTCAATGACGACCACATGGACTACCATCTCAAGGCTCAAAATCAGCCTACACTGGAAGAAATGGTAGAAATCGCCATCAAGATGCTCAGCCGTAGTCCTAAAGGCTACTTCTTGTTTGTTGAAG GAGGCAGAATAGACCACGCTCACCACGACAGTCAAGCATACCTGGCGCTCGACGAAACGGTAGAATACGCTAAAGCAATCAAGAAAGCTGAAAGCATAACCAATGAACAAGACACCCTAATCGTAGTGAGCGCTGATCATGCGCACACGATGACTGTAGCGGGATATCCTTCTAGGGGTAATGATATACTGGGCGTAGTGGATACTGCTAGAGGAATGGACGGCATTCCATATACGACTATCAGCTATGCAAATGGAAAGGCCAATTCTATTGGAGCTGATGGAAAGAGAGTTGACGTCACGCTGTCCAAAGAATTTCAATCTC GTGACTACGGCTACTCCTACCCAAGTTTGGTGCCTTTGGACTCTGAAACCCACGGAGGCGAAGACGTCGCCGTCTTCGCATCAGGACCTTGGTCCCACCTCTTCACATCCAGTTTTGAGCAGAACGCCATCCCTCACTTCATGGCCTATGCCATGTGTTTGACTAACGACCACCACATCAACTGCAGGGTTCGGAACCATCGAAACGGCTTTTGGACCTCCAGTGCCGTTCACCACAAACCAGTCTGGTTCCTTAGTATATGTGCTGTGATTATTAGTCTTAGAATGTTTTAG
- the LOC126372092 gene encoding uncharacterized protein LOC126372092 isoform X4 — MPILQDSKFGWIVAGPLNVCKDIPRNTFCNFTKDINHNLIKFWNIEEVSLQKSPMSPHDEFCERHFVQNTTRLANGRFSVKMPLLEDPEKSLGESYYMAERRFLSLEKKFIKNLDLKNLYRNFINEYEELGHLTKINKPSFGYFMPHHAVIRESSETTKLRVVFDASAKTKSNKSLNDIQAIGPTVQDELFDILIRFRQHKYVLSGDIAKMYRQIMIDESQRHLQLILWRDDDTKPINILQLNTVTYGTAAAPFLSTRCLLQLANECTDPLISEVIKHDFYVDDLLTGSSNEDELLHIHKGVTETLASARLPIHKFRTNCPNIFSSSTESKILNLDKESSVLGVLWAPNTDTLKFSINIDTNAQTLTKRIILSNTCRIFDPLGLLSASTITLKVLLQKLWKLKLEWDDPVPNEIKKSWEKVINNLNLFLTVSVPRHVMCASPVKTELHCFVDASQDAYAACIYLRSLDEHNSVTTKLLCSKTRVAPLKPVTIPRLELCAALLGARLSYKVSNALRCEIGDKYFWSDSTIALGWIKNQPKLFKAFVCNRVNEIHELTNRNSWKHIPTDINPADMASRGVAPSTMINSSLWWEGPSFLLKSESEWPNHPNTKIDLPEIKVHKSQVIHKFINFENYSNANKLKRIFAYVFRFITNCKTSNKNKSPLNEVELKNSLNFLIKRAQGESFSSEIETLSNGKCLKAKSHILQLSPFIDDSGVLRVGGRLKNAALNYEKKHPALLDSKHHLTKILMAAEHLRQGHAGPQHTLYSFREQFWPIGGRTLARSIVRKCITCLRLKAKTLNPFFGDLPSSRVTEFYPFQTCGTDFAGPFMISSKKGRGNRVSKSYLCLFVCFSTKAVHLEVVSDLSTAAFIACLKRFISRRGKPHYIYCDNAKNFVGAKNELGRMLRSSLRSVYEYTANEGIKFTFNPPYSPTFGGLWEAGVKSAKHHVKRIVGNANLTFEELSTLFTQIEAILNSRPLTPLSHDPNDLSPLTPGHFLIGRPLTSLPAPPGDNMKLKNRYILIENLRQRFWERWRHEYLSEMQQRTKGRLRNSNLQLGDLVVFKEENLPPLKWRLGRAQKLYPGADGVVRVADFLTFRGTERRAVNKVCPLIPQPQQQPQTR; from the coding sequence ATGCCCATCCTCCAAGACTCTAAGTTCGGATGGATAGTGGCAGGTCCCCTTAACGTATGTAAAGACATTCCGAGAAATACCTTTTGTAACTTTACTAAAGACATAAAtcataacttaataaaattttggaaCATTGAGGAGGTTTCTTTACAAAAATCGCCAATGTCACCACATGATGAGTTTTGTGAACGACATTTTGTCCAAAATACTACTCGTTTGGCAAATGGTAGGTTTTCAGTCAAAATGCCACTTCTTGAAGATCCTGAAAAATCGCTCGGTGAGTCATACTACATGGCCGAAAGGCGATTCTTAAGCCTTGAgaaaaaatttattaaaaacctagatttaaaaaatctttaccGTAACTTCATTAACGAGTACGAGGAGCTTGGCCACTTAACAAAAATTAACAAGCCTTCCTTCGGTTATTTTATGCCTCATCATGCGGTGATAAGGGAGTCAAGCGAGACAACAAAGCTCCGTGTCGTTTTCGATGCGTCAGCTAAGACTAAGTCTAACAAGTCTTTGAATGATATCCAAGCGATAGGGCCGACAGTCCAAGACgagttatttgacattttgattcGTTTCCGTCAACACAAATATGTTCTGTCTGGCGACATAGCAAAAATGTACAGGCAAATCATGATAGATGAGTCACAAAGACATTTACAGCTCATTCTGTGGCGCGATGACGATACAAAACCCATCAATATCTTACAACTCAACACCGTCACATACGGCACAGCAGCAGCGCCGTTCTTAAGCACAAGATGCTTATTGCAGTTAGCAAATGAGTGCACGGATCCCCTAATTTCTGAAGTCATAAAACATGATTTTTATGTTGATGACCTTCTAACGGGTTCGTCCAATGAAGATGAATTACTACACATTCATAAAGGTGTGACAGAAACTTTGGCCTCTGCTCGCCTTCCCATTCATAAATTTCGTACTAATTGTCCTAACATATTTTCATCATCAACAGAATCCAAAATTCTTAATTTAGATAAAGAATCTAGTGTTTTAGGTGTACTGTGGGCTCCAAACACGGACACACTTAAATTCTCCATAAACATTGACACAAATGCACAAACATTAACAAAAAGAATTATTCTGTCAAATACTTGCAGGATATTCGACCCGCTCGGCCTTCTGAGCGCTAGCACAATTACCTTAAAGGTATTACTGCAAAAATTGTGGAAACTCAAATTAGAATGGGATGACCCCGTCccaaacgaaataaaaaaatcatgggAAAAGGTAATCAATAATCTTAATCTTTTTCTTACAGTATCGGTACCGAGACACGTCATGTGTGCCTCTCCGGTAAAAACGGAACTACACTGCTTCGTGGATGCGTCCCAAGACGCCTATGCTGCGTGTATTTACCTGAGATCGCTTGATGAACATAATTCCGTAACTACAAAACTTTTATGCTCTAAAACTCGTGTAGCACCCTTGAAGCCTGTAACCATTCCGCGTCTTGAATTATGTGCAGCTCTTTTAGGTGCGCGTCTAAGCTATAAGGTCAGTAACGCGTTACGTTGCGAAATTGGTGATAAATATTTTTGGTCTGACTCCACGATTGCGTTAGGTTGGATTAAAAATCAGCCTAAATTGTTTAAAGCTTTTGTATGCAACCGCGTGAATGAAATACATGAGCTCACTAACCGAAACTCGTGGAAACATATACCGACGGACATCAACCCGGCAGACATGGCTTCTAGGGGAGTAGCGCCAAGCACCATGATCAATTCTTCTCTGTGGTGGGAAGGTCCATCCTTCCTCTTAAAATCGGAATCGGAATGGCCTAATCACCCAAATACAAAAATTGATTTGCCCGAAATTAAAGTTCATAAGAGCCAAGTAATCcataaattcattaattttgaaaattactCAAATGCCAATAAACTAAAAAGGATTTTTGCTTATGTATTTAGATTCATCACCAATTGTAaaacttcaaataaaaacaagtcTCCGTTAAATGAAGTAGAACTTAAAAATTCCCtaaattttcttataaaaaggGCTCAAGGCGAATCTTTTTCCAGTGAAATTGAAACTTTATCTAATGGTAAATGTCTTAAAGCTAAATCACACATTTTACAGTTATCTCCCTTCATTGATGACTCCGGTGTGCTGCGAGTAGGTGGTCGCCTTAAGAATGCTGCTCTAAATTATGAGAAAAAACATCCAGCTCTGCTAGATTCCAAACACcacttaacaaaaatattaatggCAGCTGAACACCTGCGTCAAGGTCATGCAGGTCCACAACATACTCTCTATTCGTTTAGAGAACAGTTCTGGCCTATAGGAGGCAGAACATTAGCAAGAAGCATAGTTCGTAAATGCATAACTTGTCTGAGACTTAAAGCCAAAACATTAAACCCGTTTTTCGGTGATTTACCTTCGAGTAGAGTTACGGAATTTTATCCTTTCCAGACTTGCGGCACTGACTTCGCCGGCCCCTTCATGATTTCAAGCAAGAAGGGCCGTGGTAACCGGGtatcaaaaagttatttatgtttatttgtttgtttttctacTAAGGCAGTGCATCTCGAAGTCGTCAGCGATCTTAGCACCGCAGCCTTTATTGCATGTCTTAAACGCTTCATTTCTAGAAGAGGGAAACCTCATTATATATATTGCGATAATGCAAAAAACTTTGTCGGGGCAAAAAATGAATTGGGTAGGATGTTGCGATCCAGTCTGCGTTCTGTCTATGAATATACAGCTAATGAAGGCATTAAATTCACGTTTAATCCCCCTTACTCTCCTACATTCGGTGGGCTTTGGGAAGCCGGCGTAAAGAGTGCCAAGCACCATGTTAAGCGTATTGTAGGAAATGCCAATCTTACTTTCGAGGAGTTGAGTACGCTTTTTACACAAATTGAGGCGATCCTCAACTCCCGACCCCTAACTCCATTATCACATGACCCCAACGACCTTTCTCCTTTGACCCCAGGGCACTTCCTCATCGGGCGGCCGCTGACGTCACTGCCGGCACCACCGGGCGACAACATGAAACTTAAGAACCGTTACATCCTCATTGAAAACTTGAGACAACGCTTCTGGGAGAGgtggaggcacgaatacctatcAGAGATGCAGCAACGAACCAAGGGCCGTCTACGCAATAGTAACCTTCAACTCGGAGACCTGGTTGTCTTCAAGGAGGAAAACCTTCCACCCCTAAAATGGAGGTTGGGTCGAGCACAAAAACTATATCCAGGCGCTGATGGAGTAGTCAGAGTGGCTGACTTCCTAACGTTCAGAGGGACAGAGCGACGAGCCGTCAACAAGGTGTGCCCACTTATACCTCAACCTCAACAACAGCCTCAAACAAGATGA
- the LOC126372138 gene encoding membrane-bound alkaline phosphatase-like isoform X1, with protein MSLLRVIIIIITFGSAVCYEDASSTPKPKKVLDTIMTPAYIPVEEKHGSFWKSKAQDALKAKIQIHPNKNKAKNGILFIGDGMSLPTIMAARTYGGQLERELGEDNVLHFEKFPISGLARTYCIDAQVPDSACTATSYLTGVKTKYGVIGLDGNVTRGSCHSQLHKGNWAQSIGQWALQQGLDVGLVTTTRVTHASPAGMYAHVSERNWESDADVPEECISLGCRDIANQLITSDPGRQFKVVMGGGRREFLPNVSSVVKSTGRRLDNSDLIELWHVDKRDKNVSHQYVTDRVELMKVFNSDDLPEYLLGLFNDDHMDYHLKAQNQPTLEEMVEIAIKMLSRSPKGYFLFVEGGRIDHAHHDSQAYLALDETVEYAKAIKKAESITNEQDTLIVVSADHAHTMTVAGYPSRGNDILGVVDTARGMDGIPYTTISYANGKANSIGADGKRVDVTLSKEFQSRDYGYSYPSLVPLDSETHGGEDVAVFASGPWSHLFTSSFEQNAIPHFMAYAMCLTNDHHINCRVRNHRNGFWTSSAVHHKPVWFLSICAVIISLRMF; from the exons aAGATGCATCCTCAACACCAAAGCCGAAGAAGGTTCTGGACACCATCATGACACCGGCTTACATACCTGTTGAAGAAAAACATGGGTCCTTCTGGAAGAGCAAAGCTCAAGATGCTCTTAAAGCTAAGATTCAAATCCATCCTAACAAGAATAAAGCAAAGAATGGCATATTATTCATTGGTGATGGAATGTCACTTCCTACCATTATGGCAGCAAGGACTTACGGTGGTCAGCTGGAGAGAGAACTCGGGGAAGATAATGTACTGCATTTCGAGAAGTTTCCCATCAGTGGATTGGCTAGg ACCTACTGCATAGACGCCCAGGTGCCTGACTCCGCCTGCACAGCAACGTCTTACCTCACGGGCGTAAAGACCAAATACGGCGTGATCGGTCTTGACGGCAACGTGACCAGGGGATCATGCCATTCGCAGCTGCATAAAGGGAACTGGGCGCAGTCAATTGGACAGTGGGCGCTACAGCAAGGATTGGATGTTG GTCTAGTGACGACAACCAGAGTGACGCACGCCTCTCCGGCGGGCATGTACGCGCACGTCTCTGAGCGCAACTGGGAGTCAGATGCCGACGTCCCTGAGGAATGTATCTCTCTGGGATGTCGCGACATCGCGAACCAGCTGATTACTAGTGATCCTGGCAGACAGTTTAAG GTGGTAATGGGCGGTGGAAGACGCGAGTTCCTGCCGAATGTGAGCTCAGTTGTAAAAAGTACTGGTAGACGACTGGACAATTCCGACCTGATCGAACTGTGGCACGTAGATAAGAGGGACAAGAATGTTTCGCACCAGTACGTTACTGATAGAGTTGAACTGATGAAG GTCTTCAACTCGGACGACCTTCCGGAGTACCTCTTAGGTCTTTTCAATGACGACCACATGGACTACCATCTCAAGGCTCAAAATCAGCCTACACTGGAAGAAATGGTAGAAATCGCCATCAAGATGCTCAGCCGTAGTCCTAAAGGCTACTTCTTGTTTGTTGAAG GAGGCAGAATAGACCACGCTCACCACGACAGTCAAGCATACCTGGCGCTCGACGAAACGGTAGAATACGCTAAAGCAATCAAGAAAGCTGAAAGCATAACCAATGAACAAGACACCCTAATCGTAGTGAGCGCTGATCATGCGCACACGATGACTGTAGCGGGATATCCTTCTAGGGGTAATGATATACTGGGCGTAGTGGATACTGCTAGAGGAATGGACGGCATTCCATATACGACTATCAGCTATGCAAATGGAAAGGCCAATTCTATTGGAGCTGATGGAAAGAGAGTTGACGTCACGCTGTCCAAAGAATTTCAATCTC GTGACTACGGCTACTCCTACCCAAGTTTGGTGCCTTTGGACTCTGAAACCCACGGAGGCGAAGACGTCGCCGTCTTCGCATCAGGACCTTGGTCCCACCTCTTCACATCCAGTTTTGAGCAGAACGCCATCCCTCACTTCATGGCCTATGCCATGTGTTTGACTAACGACCACCACATCAACTGCAGGGTTCGGAACCATCGAAACGGCTTTTGGACCTCCAGTGCCGTTCACCACAAACCAGTCTGGTTCCTTAGTATATGTGCTGTGATTATTAGTCTTAGAATGTTTTAG